A stretch of the Streptococcus suis genome encodes the following:
- a CDS encoding methionyl-tRNA formyltransferase, whose amino-acid sequence MTKLIFMGTPAFSATVLKGLLADNNYEILAIVTQPDRAVGRKKVIQMTPVKEVALEYNLPVYQPEKLSGSQEMDELMNLGADGIVTAAFGQFLPIKLLNSVDFAVNVHASLLPKYRGGAPIHYSLINGDDRVGVTIMEMVKEMDAGDMISSNSIAIEESDNVGTLFEKLAVVGRDLLLETLPAYIAGDLKPVAQNPEQVTFSPNIQPEEEVLDWNKTARQLFNQIRGMYPWPVAHTYWQGERFKIQEAVETGGEGPVGQVIARSKKELVIATGQGALSLKTVQPAGKPKMTIADFLNGAGRDINVGDRFGGQ is encoded by the coding sequence ATGACAAAGTTGATTTTTATGGGAACACCAGCGTTTTCGGCTACTGTCTTAAAGGGGTTATTAGCGGATAATAATTATGAAATACTTGCTATTGTAACCCAACCGGACCGAGCTGTTGGACGAAAAAAAGTCATCCAAATGACACCTGTGAAAGAAGTAGCCTTGGAATACAATTTACCAGTCTATCAACCAGAGAAGCTATCAGGAAGCCAAGAAATGGATGAGCTGATGAATTTAGGAGCAGATGGGATTGTGACGGCAGCTTTTGGGCAATTTCTACCAATCAAATTATTGAACTCAGTTGACTTTGCAGTCAATGTTCACGCTTCTCTTCTTCCTAAATACCGTGGCGGTGCCCCCATCCATTACTCTTTGATTAACGGTGATGACCGTGTCGGAGTAACCATCATGGAAATGGTCAAGGAAATGGATGCCGGTGACATGATTTCCAGCAATAGTATTGCTATTGAAGAAAGCGACAATGTCGGTACCTTGTTTGAAAAGTTGGCTGTTGTTGGTCGGGACTTATTGTTAGAAACCCTACCAGCCTATATTGCTGGTGACTTGAAACCAGTCGCTCAAAATCCTGAACAGGTAACCTTCTCGCCTAATATTCAGCCAGAGGAAGAGGTGCTGGATTGGAATAAGACAGCTCGTCAACTATTTAATCAGATTAGAGGTATGTACCCATGGCCTGTTGCCCACACCTATTGGCAAGGGGAACGGTTTAAAATTCAAGAAGCTGTTGAAACAGGAGGTGAAGGTCCAGTCGGCCAGGTTATTGCTCGAAGCAAGAAAGAATTGGTTATTGCGACAGGTCAGGGAGCACTTTCTCTGAAAACAGTCCAGCCGGCTGGTAAGCCAAAAATGACAATTGCGGACTTCTTGAATGGAGCTGGTCGAGATATCAATGTGGGAGATCGATTTGGTGGTCAATAA
- the rsmB gene encoding 16S rRNA (cytosine(967)-C(5))-methyltransferase RsmB, producing MVVNKQESARSLALSVLEQVFDQGAYSNIALNKALESSRLSAQDKGLVTELVYGTVSRKITLEWYLARFIEDREKLDTWVYYLLMLSLYQLLYLDKLPIHAVANEAVQIAKRGRGTDKFVNAVLRKISQTSLPSPSDIKRKNKRLSIQYSVPVWLVQTLITEYGEDRAEKILQSLHTRNKASVRVTDSKQVNRLARELGADVSKLSPFGLVKSHGHFAGTDYFKDGLLTIQDETSQLVAPTLKLQGQETILDACAAPGGKTCHIASYLTTGKVTALDLYDHKLALIEENAHRLGLTNKIETMRLDASQVHETFDPDSFDKILVDAPCSGIGLIRRKPDIRYNKAAMDFDSLKHIQLRILDSVCQTLKIGGIITYSTCTIIAKENQEVIQEFLANHPNFEQVPLEHPLPDIVVDGCLLITPELYETDGFFISQIRRKS from the coding sequence TTGGTGGTCAATAAACAAGAGTCAGCAAGAAGTCTAGCCTTATCCGTATTGGAACAAGTCTTTGATCAGGGAGCTTACTCGAACATCGCTCTCAATAAGGCCCTAGAATCTTCTCGTTTATCAGCACAGGACAAGGGCTTGGTGACCGAGTTGGTTTATGGGACGGTTTCTCGTAAAATTACCCTAGAGTGGTATTTGGCACGTTTTATTGAGGATAGAGAAAAGTTAGATACATGGGTTTACTATTTACTCATGTTGAGTCTGTATCAGCTACTCTATTTGGATAAACTGCCTATTCACGCTGTAGCCAATGAGGCTGTACAAATCGCGAAAAGAGGCCGTGGAACAGACAAGTTTGTCAATGCAGTTCTTCGTAAAATCAGTCAGACTTCGTTGCCAAGTCCATCTGATATTAAACGAAAAAACAAACGGTTATCTATTCAATATTCTGTACCTGTTTGGCTGGTCCAGACCTTAATTACGGAATACGGTGAGGACCGCGCAGAGAAGATTTTACAAAGTCTGCACACTCGAAACAAAGCCAGTGTTCGCGTGACAGATAGTAAACAAGTAAATCGTTTAGCAAGAGAATTAGGTGCGGATGTTTCAAAATTATCACCTTTTGGTCTGGTAAAATCTCATGGACACTTTGCAGGAACAGATTATTTTAAAGACGGGCTTTTAACGATCCAAGATGAAACCAGTCAACTTGTCGCTCCAACGTTGAAACTACAGGGGCAGGAAACAATCTTGGATGCCTGTGCAGCTCCGGGTGGAAAAACCTGTCATATAGCGAGTTATCTTACAACTGGTAAAGTCACTGCATTGGACCTTTATGATCATAAGTTGGCGTTAATTGAAGAGAATGCTCATCGATTAGGATTGACAAATAAAATAGAAACAATGCGATTGGATGCAAGCCAAGTTCATGAAACATTTGATCCCGATAGCTTTGATAAAATATTGGTGGATGCTCCTTGTTCCGGAATAGGGCTTATCCGTCGTAAGCCAGATATTCGTTACAATAAAGCTGCTATGGATTTTGATTCGTTGAAACATATTCAATTGCGAATATTAGACAGTGTTTGCCAAACTCTTAAAATAGGTGGTATAATAACCTATAGTACTTGTACGATTATTGCCAAGGAAAACCAAGAAGTGATTCAGGAGTTTTTGGCCAATCATCCGAATTTTGAGCAGGTGCCTCTTGAGCATCCTCTGCCGGATATTGTAGTGGATGGTTGTTTATTGATTACACCGGAGCTATATGAGACAGATGGATTTTTCATTAGTCAAATAAGAAGAAAATCCTAG
- a CDS encoding Stp1/IreP family PP2C-type Ser/Thr phosphatase, translating to MEIALLTDVGLKRSNNQDYVNRYTNRAGIDLIVLADGMGGHRAGHIASEMTATDLGIAWVDTQLSTLNDVREWMVHVIDQENKKIHELGKIEEYKGMGTTLEAVVIIDNQMIFAHVGDSRIGLIRNGEYTRLTNDHSLVGALVRAGQLTEEEAQHHPQKNIVTQSIGQADPVEPDIALKTLEAGDFIIVNSDGLTNMVSVEDIRDIVLSEVALESKVETLIRFANNAGGLDNITVALLHITEEAH from the coding sequence ATGGAAATTGCATTATTAACTGATGTGGGACTTAAACGTTCAAACAACCAAGATTACGTGAATCGCTATACCAATAGAGCTGGGATTGATTTAATTGTATTGGCAGATGGTATGGGTGGGCATAGAGCGGGGCATATTGCTAGTGAAATGACAGCAACTGATCTCGGAATCGCTTGGGTTGATACTCAATTATCAACATTGAATGATGTTCGCGAATGGATGGTCCATGTCATTGATCAAGAGAATAAAAAAATCCATGAATTGGGAAAAATCGAAGAATACAAAGGGATGGGTACAACTTTAGAAGCTGTTGTCATTATCGATAATCAAATGATTTTTGCTCACGTAGGAGATTCACGTATTGGATTGATTCGTAATGGTGAATATACTCGCCTTACAAATGACCATTCTCTAGTTGGAGCCTTGGTAAGAGCAGGTCAATTGACGGAGGAAGAAGCTCAACACCATCCGCAAAAGAATATTGTTACTCAATCTATTGGTCAAGCGGATCCAGTTGAACCTGATATTGCTTTAAAGACGTTAGAGGCGGGTGATTTTATCATTGTTAATAGCGATGGTTTGACCAATATGGTTTCAGTCGAAGATATACGAGATATTGTGCTTAGCGAGGTTGCGCTGGAGAGTAAGGTTGAGACCTTGATTCGATTTGCGAATAATGCCGGCGGTTTGGACAATATTACAGTTGCTCTTCTACATATAACGGAGGAGGCGCACTAA
- the pknB gene encoding Stk1 family PASTA domain-containing Ser/Thr kinase, with protein MIQIGKIFAGRYRIIRQIGRGGMADVYLAKDLILDGEEVAVKVLRTNYQTDQIAVQRFQREARAMAELDHPNIVRISDIGEEDGQQYLAMEYVNGLDLKRYIKENAPLANDVAVRIMGQILLAMRMAHTRGIVHRDLKPQNVLLTTDGVAKVTDFGIAVAFAETSLTQTNSMLGSVHYLSPEQARGAKATIQSDIYAMGIILFEMLTGRIPYDGDSAVTIALQHFQKPLPSVREENANVPQALENVVLKATAKKLSERYKSVAEMYADLASSLSMDRRNEPRIVLEGNKVDTKTLPKLSQVNVENKSKEDSEKNFKELPNNQTSPSKNVSKQALKPRRGMRTRYKVLIGAIILTIAALGFLIYSTPSPVQVPDVVGETLDVAKEKIEVAGLVVGDVKEEASTEYKEGTVIRTSPGANTSRMEGSKVDIVVARVAMVTIPNLIGSDADSAQKELEDFGFKVTLKKEYSDTVEEGYVIKTDPVANSSKEKGSTITVIVSKGVQPKTVQDVTGKSQDTAKQLLEAAGFIIGTISEEYSDSVAEGNVISTDPQANVELEKGSIVNMVVSKGKEIIMPDLVSAGYTYSEARNQLQSLGVTTIEKQEDRSYTTTTSDIVVGQYPAAGTVIDGPVTLYVSVATTSTNSTSTTGPSSSTSTSSSE; from the coding sequence ATGATTCAAATCGGTAAAATTTTTGCCGGTCGGTATCGAATTATTCGGCAAATTGGTCGCGGGGGAATGGCAGATGTTTACCTTGCAAAAGATTTGATATTAGATGGTGAAGAGGTTGCTGTTAAAGTTCTTCGCACCAACTATCAGACTGACCAAATTGCGGTTCAGCGTTTTCAAAGAGAAGCACGAGCGATGGCAGAATTGGATCACCCGAATATTGTTCGTATCTCAGATATTGGCGAGGAAGATGGCCAACAATATTTGGCTATGGAGTATGTCAATGGATTAGACCTGAAACGCTATATTAAAGAAAATGCACCTCTTGCAAATGATGTAGCTGTTCGTATTATGGGACAAATTCTATTAGCAATGCGTATGGCACATACTAGAGGAATTGTTCACAGAGATTTAAAACCTCAAAATGTACTTTTGACAACGGATGGAGTTGCAAAGGTGACAGACTTTGGTATTGCAGTTGCATTTGCTGAAACAAGTCTGACTCAAACAAATTCAATGCTTGGATCAGTTCATTACCTCTCTCCTGAACAAGCTCGTGGTGCAAAAGCGACGATTCAAAGTGATATCTATGCAATGGGGATTATCCTTTTTGAAATGTTGACAGGGCGAATCCCATATGATGGAGATAGTGCAGTTACTATTGCATTACAACATTTCCAAAAACCCCTGCCATCAGTTAGAGAAGAAAATGCTAATGTTCCACAAGCTCTCGAAAATGTTGTGTTAAAAGCAACGGCAAAGAAGCTTAGTGAACGGTATAAATCTGTTGCAGAAATGTATGCGGATTTAGCTTCATCACTTTCAATGGACAGAAGAAATGAGCCTCGAATTGTTTTAGAAGGCAATAAAGTCGATACCAAAACCTTACCAAAATTATCACAGGTAAACGTTGAGAACAAGAGTAAGGAAGACAGCGAAAAAAATTTCAAGGAATTGCCTAATAACCAGACCTCTCCTTCAAAAAACGTATCAAAGCAGGCTTTGAAACCACGACGCGGGATGAGGACGCGATACAAAGTTTTAATTGGAGCGATTATTTTGACAATTGCGGCTTTGGGATTTTTGATATATAGTACCCCTTCTCCAGTACAAGTTCCTGATGTAGTTGGTGAAACCTTAGATGTTGCAAAGGAAAAAATTGAGGTAGCAGGACTGGTTGTTGGAGATGTAAAAGAAGAGGCCTCGACAGAATATAAGGAAGGAACTGTTATTCGGACTAGTCCTGGGGCCAATACTTCTAGGATGGAAGGTAGCAAAGTTGACATTGTTGTAGCTAGGGTCGCTATGGTCACTATACCAAATTTAATTGGAAGCGATGCAGACTCCGCTCAAAAAGAATTGGAAGATTTCGGGTTTAAGGTAACGCTTAAAAAAGAATATAGCGATACTGTAGAAGAAGGCTATGTCATTAAGACAGACCCTGTAGCAAATAGTTCAAAAGAAAAAGGCAGTACAATTACGGTGATAGTGTCTAAAGGGGTACAACCAAAAACAGTTCAGGATGTTACCGGAAAATCACAAGACACTGCGAAACAACTTCTTGAGGCAGCTGGATTCATTATAGGTACTATTTCAGAAGAGTATAGTGATAGTGTTGCAGAAGGAAATGTTATTAGTACAGATCCTCAAGCAAATGTAGAATTAGAGAAAGGTTCTATTGTTAATATGGTAGTTTCTAAAGGGAAGGAAATTATCATGCCGGATCTTGTTTCTGCAGGTTATACTTACTCCGAAGCTCGAAATCAGCTACAATCCTTAGGTGTTACCACAATAGAAAAACAAGAGGATCGCAGTTATACAACCACAACTAGTGATATTGTCGTAGGTCAGTATCCTGCTGCGGGCACTGTCATTGATGGACCAGTGACATTGTATGTATCAGTCGCGACTACGAGCACAAATTCTACCAGTACGACAGGTCCCTCCTCAAGTACTTCTACTAGTAGTAGCGAATAG
- a CDS encoding sensor histidine kinase, producing MKRRTYFLLVWLSALIVLVVIASVLPLLNYSLLNPSLWVSTNQFIMTIVLLIIVLSLFLGILVQTVSLVSTQVIRLKLQAILKNKSIKDNHEEDPLLLQLSDKVKTLTRQVQLLDNQDLVNREEIVEGERKRIARDLHDTVSQELFATSMILSGLSSNIVSLPQETVQEQLILVKDMIESAQRDLRILLLHLRPSELESKTLVEGLELILREVSDKSSIVVHFQHDVNELPKLIEEHLFRIAQEIVSNTLRHAKAKHLDVYLLQKETELQLKMTDDGIGFQQGADDKLSYGLQNIRERVEDMAGTIKIRTAPNKGVAIDIRIPLLKGKEDECDSSDVD from the coding sequence ATCAAAAGAAGAACCTATTTTCTGCTTGTTTGGCTATCAGCACTGATTGTATTAGTTGTCATTGCATCCGTATTACCATTGTTGAATTATTCGTTATTGAATCCGTCTCTCTGGGTTTCTACGAATCAATTTATAATGACAATCGTTCTATTGATTATTGTGCTGAGCCTTTTTTTGGGAATTTTGGTCCAAACAGTATCCCTCGTATCCACTCAAGTAATACGCTTAAAATTGCAGGCAATTTTGAAAAACAAGTCGATTAAGGACAACCATGAAGAAGATCCCCTTTTATTACAATTATCTGATAAAGTTAAAACTTTAACTAGACAGGTTCAATTGTTAGATAATCAAGACTTAGTAAATCGTGAAGAGATTGTCGAGGGGGAAAGAAAAAGGATTGCAAGGGATTTGCATGATACGGTTAGTCAAGAATTGTTTGCGACGAGTATGATTTTGTCTGGTCTTTCATCTAATATTGTCTCGCTTCCACAAGAAACAGTTCAGGAACAGTTGATTTTAGTAAAGGATATGATTGAGTCTGCTCAAAGAGATTTAAGGATATTATTGCTTCATCTACGTCCAAGTGAACTTGAAAGTAAGACCTTAGTAGAAGGATTAGAACTTATATTACGTGAAGTGAGCGATAAAAGTAGTATTGTTGTCCATTTTCAACATGACGTAAATGAATTACCAAAGTTAATAGAAGAACACCTTTTCCGTATTGCACAGGAAATCGTTAGTAATACTTTGCGGCATGCTAAAGCCAAGCATTTGGATGTGTACTTATTGCAAAAAGAGACAGAGTTACAGTTGAAAATGACTGATGATGGTATTGGTTTTCAACAGGGTGCTGATGATAAATTGAGTTACGGATTACAAAATATACGTGAGCGGGTTGAGGATATGGCGGGGACGATTAAAATTCGCACGGCTCCGAATAAGGGGGTTGCCATTGATATTCGTATCCCTCTATTGAAAGGAAAAGAAGATGAATGCGATTCGAGTGATGTTGATTGA
- a CDS encoding DNA-binding response regulator: MNAIRVMLIDDHEMVRLGLKSYLNLQPDVEVVAEAGDGEEGLTKALEVKPDVVVMDLVMPKMTGVEATLALLKEWPQAQIVILTSYLDNEKIYPVLEAGARGYMLKTSSADEILSAIRKVARGEYAIETEVEKKVEHHKRYPDLHEDLTAREREILTLLAKGYDNQRIADESFISLKTVKTHVSNILSKLAVSDRTQAVVYAFQHGLVAQDEE; this comes from the coding sequence ATGAATGCGATTCGAGTGATGTTGATTGATGACCATGAAATGGTACGTTTAGGATTAAAAAGTTACTTAAACTTACAGCCAGATGTTGAGGTAGTAGCGGAAGCTGGAGACGGTGAAGAAGGTTTAACAAAGGCACTCGAGGTCAAACCAGATGTCGTTGTGATGGACTTAGTTATGCCTAAAATGACTGGTGTCGAAGCTACTTTAGCATTGTTGAAGGAATGGCCTCAAGCACAAATTGTGATACTAACATCCTATTTAGATAATGAAAAGATTTACCCAGTGTTAGAAGCAGGTGCACGAGGCTATATGTTAAAAACATCGAGTGCAGATGAAATATTATCTGCGATTCGTAAAGTTGCGCGTGGAGAATATGCAATCGAAACTGAGGTTGAGAAAAAAGTGGAGCATCACAAGCGTTACCCAGATTTACATGAAGACTTGACGGCTCGCGAACGTGAAATATTAACCCTTTTAGCAAAGGGGTATGATAATCAACGGATTGCTGATGAATCCTTTATTTCTTTGAAGACGGTCAAAACTCACGTATCTAATATTTTATCTAAGCTAGCGGTCAGTGATCGGACACAAGCAGTTGTTTATGCGTTTCAGCATGGTCTTGTAGCACAAGATGAAGAATAG
- a CDS encoding Cof-type HAD-IIB family hydrolase, which yields MDAKLKYRAKKIKIVFFDIDDTLRVKTTGYMPESIRQVFKSLKEKGILTGIASGRTPYGIVPEIKALQPDYFAMINGSYVENAKGQVVYHQPMSSELVKSVIDWTKEVGIEYGLLGSKKGTLSARTNRISQVIDLIYDGLETDPEFYKGNDIYQMLTFENDGQKVELPAKLQEDLRTVRWDAISSDIVLKDSSKAAGVAKIVEKLGLKPENVLVFGDELNDIELFEYAGIAIAMGHSHPELQKRADYITKKVEEDGIFDALEKLGMVEKEKKYPQLDVVKAEGPVAHIKTNHGVLNVKLFPEIAPRTVANFVALSKDGYYDGIIFHRIIKDFMIQGGDPTGTGMGGESIYGGSFEDEFSMEAFNLRGALSMANAGPNTNGSQFFIVQNQNFPYNAKELERGGWPKQIAEAYVDNGGTPHLDQRHTVFGHLMDTASFDVLDTIAAVATDSADRPHEDVVIETIEIED from the coding sequence GTGGATGCAAAATTAAAATATAGAGCCAAAAAAATCAAGATTGTCTTTTTTGATATTGATGATACACTTCGGGTTAAAACCACTGGATATATGCCAGAATCTATTCGGCAGGTTTTTAAATCCTTGAAAGAAAAGGGTATTCTAACAGGAATTGCCTCTGGTCGTACACCATATGGAATAGTGCCAGAAATTAAGGCATTGCAACCGGATTATTTTGCCATGATTAATGGCTCATATGTTGAAAATGCCAAAGGGCAAGTGGTCTACCATCAACCAATGTCTTCTGAGTTGGTGAAGTCTGTAATAGACTGGACGAAGGAAGTTGGTATTGAATATGGATTGCTAGGTAGTAAAAAAGGAACTCTATCAGCTCGGACCAATCGGATTAGTCAAGTGATTGATTTGATTTATGATGGCCTGGAAACCGACCCTGAATTTTACAAGGGGAATGATATTTATCAAATGTTGACCTTTGAAAATGATGGACAAAAAGTCGAATTGCCAGCTAAATTGCAGGAAGATTTGCGAACGGTTCGTTGGGATGCTATTTCATCAGATATTGTTTTAAAAGATTCCTCTAAGGCAGCTGGTGTGGCTAAAATAGTTGAAAAACTTGGTTTAAAACCAGAGAATGTTCTTGTTTTTGGGGATGAGCTCAATGATATTGAATTATTTGAGTATGCAGGGATTGCAATTGCAATGGGGCATTCACATCCAGAATTGCAAAAACGTGCTGATTATATTACGAAAAAAGTAGAAGAAGATGGCATTTTTGATGCCTTGGAGAAATTAGGTATGGTCGAGAAAGAAAAAAAATATCCACAATTAGACGTGGTTAAGGCTGAAGGTCCAGTTGCACATATTAAGACGAATCATGGAGTTTTAAATGTAAAACTTTTCCCTGAGATTGCTCCAAGAACAGTAGCAAACTTTGTAGCTCTTTCTAAGGATGGCTATTATGATGGTATTATTTTCCATCGGATTATCAAAGATTTCATGATTCAAGGTGGAGATCCAACTGGAACTGGTATGGGTGGTGAATCAATCTATGGTGGTTCATTCGAAGATGAGTTTTCTATGGAAGCCTTTAACCTTCGTGGGGCCCTCTCAATGGCGAATGCCGGGCCAAATACCAATGGCAGTCAATTCTTTATTGTCCAAAATCAAAATTTTCCTTATAATGCAAAAGAGTTAGAACGTGGTGGATGGCCAAAACAAATTGCTGAAGCATATGTTGACAATGGTGGAACACCGCATTTAGATCAACGGCATACAGTATTTGGACATTTAATGGATACAGCGTCATTTGATGTATTAGATACCATTGCAGCGGTGGCG